The Rhodobacter sp. genome segment CCTGACCCATCGACATCCGATGCCCCGTCGCCGGACGATGCCATCCGTGCTGCCCGCGGGCGTTACAAGGGAAATGCCATCGGGAACGCGCAGAATTATCTGGTACGAAACATTCTGAGCCGCCTCGGCGATGAGCAGTTCAACGCGCTGCAGTGGCAGGCGGTGGTGGACGCATTCGGCCGCGCTTGCGCCTATTGCGGTGCCGAAAGTGAGTTGGTCATGGATCACGTCGTGCCCATCAATAAGCAAGCCCTCGGCGAGCATCGGCTTGGCAATCTGGTCCCCAGCTGTCGCGCCTGCAATGCGCGAAAGGCAGAGCGGGACTTTCGCGAGTTCCTGGCCGATGATCCGATCAGGGTCGCGACTATCGAGGACCACATGACCTCGCACGGCTACGAACCACTAGGGGACCACGCTCAGCTGCGGGCCATCATCGAACTCGCGCACCAGGACGTTCGCAACCTCGCGGACCGCTACGTCGCAATCATCAACACCGTTCTGACCGGCAAACCCGAAGGCACTGAATAGGCTTTCAGGAAATTTCGGGGCGCCGGGCCTGTTCCTTTGTGACGGCCACGATGTGCTGCAACGCCAAAGACTTCACGCAAAACTCCCAAAACATACCAAACACCACGCCGCCCGTGTTGCGTCGCCATCCGCGTTGAGACAAGCCGGAACCAGCGAAACAGGGGCGCAACGCGATGCCGCCAGTTCCTTGAAATGCATGGATGTTTTGAACCCGTCTCGCCGAGAGCGCAGGGCGGGTGGAAAGAGACGGTGGGCGCTCGGAGACCGATCTCGCGCGGCTGGGCCGTCTCCGAAGGGCGGATGGTCCCTGCAAACCCCTTTGGCACATAAAGAAAAAGGCCCCGCGAGGGACCTGTTTTCGGGTTTGCACTGTGCAAGTGGCGGAGAGAGCGGGATTCGAACCCGCGAGACGGTTCCCCGCCTACACACTTTCCAGGCGTGCGCCTTCGACCACTCGGCCACCTCTCCGTGGGCGCAGCAATAGCGCGGGTCGGGGGGGTGGTGCAAGAGGGGATGGGCGGGGTGGATTGCACGCGGGGGGGGCGGCTGTGTATACAGAAAATACGCAGGAGGCATGCCTTGGCCAATCAGACCGAAACCATCGTCACGACCCTGTTTGCCTGGATCGATTCCGGCCGGCTCAATCCCGGCGACGAGATCGAGGAGGCCGCGCTGGTCCAGCAGTTCGGCGTCTCGCGGACACCGGTGCGCGAGGCGTTGATGCAGGTCGAGGCGACGGGCCTGGTCAAGCGCCTGCCGCGCAAGGGCGCCATGGTCTTCAAGCCGACACTGGCCGAATTCCTGGCGATCCTCGAGGTGCATGCCAAGCTCGAAGGGCAGGCCGCGGGACTGGCGGCGCGGCGCATCTCGGCCTCGGGGCTGGTTGCGCTCGAGGCGGCGACGGCGGCCTGCGAACGGCATCTGGAGACCCTGGGCGAGACCGAGGGCGCGGCCTATTACCAGCTCAACATCCGCTTTCACGGCACCGTGGCCGAGGCCTCGGGCAACCCGTTCCTGGTGGACCTGATCAAGACCAACGCGCGCAAGCTGATGGCGTATTACCGGGCGCGCTATCATTATGCGGGGGTGATCGAATCCTCGGCGCGTGAGCATCGCGAAATCACCCGGCTGATCGTCGCGCGCGACAGCGAAAGGGCCGAGGCCACCATGCGCAAGCATGTCCATTTCGATCAGGTGACCGCGATGGACCTGCTGGCCGCTCTCAGTTAGCCCTTGGTCTGATTAAAGAAATTTGCGATCCAGCGGGCCATGGCGGCGTCGTTCACGTCCTGCGGAAGGCCCTGGCGGGCGCGGTCGGTGACCGTGGATTCGACGGTTCCATCCATTTCCTCGATCAGTTCGGCCATGAAGGCGGTGGTGATCTCGGGGTGATACTGGGTAGTAAAGATGCGATCGCCGATCGCCAGGTGGCCGTGCGGCACCAGGTCGGTGCCGCCCAGCACGCGCGCCCCCGGCGGCAGGACGGTAACCTGTTCCTTGTGCGCCGCGTGCAGGGCGACGACGGGGCAGTCGGCGTCCATCCAGGGCGCGGGCGAATGGGTCCGGGTTTCCACGCGGCCCAGTTCCCAGCCGTGCGGGTTGTAGCCGATCTCGCCGCCCAGGGCGGCGGCGATCACCTGATGGCCGAAACAGGCGCCGAACACCGGAATGTCCTGCGCCACCGCGTCGCGGATCAACGCCTGCAACTGGCCGACCCAGGGGTCGCTGTCCCGCGCCGAGGCCGGGCTGCCCGAGATGATGATCCCGTCGAACCCGGCGAGGGTGTCGGGAAACACGCCCTCGTCCACCTTGAACGCGGCAAAGGTCCAGTCGGGCGCGGTCGGCGCCAGAAGCGCGCGAAATTTCTCCATTTCGCTGACATTCCGGGCGGCCAGGGCAGAACGGTCGGTGTTGGCGTCGAGAACGGCGATATGCATGTATTTTCCATTTGCATACGTTGCAAAGGCAATAATATACATATCAAATGATGACTGGCAAGGGAGCGGCGCATGACACTCTGGACTCCGACCGACGACGGACACGCGGATCTGACCTCGCACGATACCTTCCTGTCCGGCCCGCCACACAACACGTTTTCGCGCCTGCGCCGTGACGATCCGATGCACTGGACCGACTGGGACGCGGGGCAGGGCTTCTGGTCCGTCACGCGCAACCTGGACATCCTGGCGCTGAACAAGCAGCCTGACCTGCTGTCCTCGGCGCGTGGCATCCGCATGGAGGACCAGACCTACGAGGAATATCTGGCGCGGCGCACCTTTCAGGAAACCGACCCGCCGGAACACACCATGACCCGCGTCAAGGTGGCCAAGGCGTTCTCGAAACCCGTGGTCGCGGGGTTCGACGGTGCGATCCGCGAATTGTGCGACGAGATCCTGGATCGCGCGCTGCCGATGGGCACCTTTGACGCGACCAAACAGATCGCCCGGGAACTGCCGATGCGGATGCTGGGCCGCATCCTGGGCACCCCGGACGAAGACCTGCCCTGGCTGGTCGCAAAGGGTGACGCGCTGATCGCCAACACCGACCCGGATTTCACCGATCATGTCCTCGACAAGATGACGACCGATGAATACCGGCTGATGCCGTTCAATTCGCCGGCCGGTGCGGAACTCTATGATTATGCAAAGCAATTGATGGCGGACAAGGCCGCGCGCGGGGATACCAACGGCGTCCTGCACCTGATCTTGCAGCCCGGGCCCGATGGGTCGGTCATCTCGGAAACCGAATTCCGCAACTTCTTTTGCCTGCTGGTCGCCGCCGGCAACGACACCACCCGCTATTCGATCGCGGCCGGCATTCAGGCGCTGGCCAATCAGCCGGGCCTGTTGGAGCAGATGCAGGCCGGCGCGGTCTGGGACACCGCGCCCGACGAGATCATCCGCTGGGCCTCGCCCACCAGCTATTTCCGCCGCACCGCGACGCGTGACTTCGAGATGCACGGCAAGCAGATCAAGGCGGGCGACAAGGTGCTTTACTGGCTGGCCTCGGCCAACCGCGACGAGGCGGTCATCGACCAGCCTTTCCGCGTCGATCTGGCGCGCAATCCGAACCGGCACATCGCCTTTGGCCAGGGGGGGCCGCATCTGTGCCTGGGGATGCATCTGGCGCGGCTCGAGGTGAAGCTGCTGTTTCAGGAACTGGTCAAGCGGATCAAGGCCATCGAACCGGCGGGCGAGCAGAAATTCCTGCGCTCGAACTTCGTTGGCGGTATCAAGGAACTTCCGGTGCGGGTGACGCTCGCCTGACCGGACCAGAACACGACAAGGGAGACAATGAAGAATGCGCGACCGACTGAGACCCGTCTGGTGTGACCACCTGTCCATTCTGCGCGGAAAATACCTGCCACAGGAAAAGATCGGCTCGGGGGGCACGCGCTTTGCCCAGCCCTGTTTTGCGGTGCATTACGACAAGGACCTGATCGTCGATGCCCCCGGCACCGCCTGCCTCGAGGGGCTGCCGGACATGGAATTGCGCTGGGACGCCGCCGATATCCGCGCCGGATGGGAGCCGGGCGTGCATATGGTGACGGGCGACCTGTATGACCGGGCGGGCCGGCTGATCCCCATCGCCGGGCGCGCGGCGCTGAAACAGGCGCTGGCGGACTGGGCGAAACACGGGCTGACCCCCAAGGTCGGGATCGAGTTCGAGGCTTTCGCCTTTACCCGCGCCGAGGACGGCAGCCTGCAACCCTATGACGTGCCGGGCGGGCATGTTTACGGCGGCGGGCCGTTCAACGACCCGCTCGGCTTTACCGACGCGGTGTGGGAGGCCGCCGAGGACGCGGGTTTCAGGCTGGATCTGGTGACGACCGAATACGACACCCCGCAGTATGAGTTCACGCTGACCTTCGACGAGGCGCTCAAGGCCGTGGACGAGGCCGTGATGTTCCGCCAGCTCGCGCGCGAGGTCGCCTATCGCAAGGGGGTCATCCTCAGTTTCCTGCCCAAGCCCCTGTTCGACCGGGGCGGATCGGGGATGCATGTCAACCTGTCCTTTGCCGATGCGACCGGCGCCAATGCGCTCAGCGCGGGGCCGATCGGCGGGATTGCCGGGCTGAACGATCTGGGGCGCGGCTGTCTGGCGGGCTGGATGCGTCACCACAAGGGGCTCGCCGGTCTGGTTTCGCCCAGCGTCAATTCCTATGCGCGGCTGCAACCGGCGTCGATGTCGGGCTATTGGTGCAACTGGGGCGAGGATCACCGTGGCGTCACCGCCCGCGTCTCGGGCGAGGGCGGCAAGAAGGCGCGCCTGGAACACCGGATGGCCGACGCGGCCGCGAACCCCTATGCGGCGGTCGCCGCGGTGCTGCAAGCGGCGCGGTTGGGTTACGAGGGCCGATACGACCTGCCCGAGGCCGAGACCGAGGATTGCTTCATGGGGCAGAAAGCCGCCTATGGCACGGCCGAGTCCCTGGCCGGCGCGCTGGACGATCTCGAGGCCGACACCGCTCTGGTCGCGGCCATGGGGGCCGAATACTGCGCCCATCACGTGCACATGAAGCGGGTGGAAATCGACAAGACCAAGGACATGACCCCGGAACAGGCCCGCGATTTCTCGATCTGGTTCGTATGAGGAGACACCGATGAAAGCCACCTGGATCCTGCCCGACGGCCGCGAGATTACCGCCGAGGTGCCCGCCGGCCATTCCCTGATGGAGGCGGCCGTGTCCGCAAGCATTCCCGGCATCATCGGCGAGTGCGGCGGCACGATGAGCTGCGCCACTTGCCACGTGCATGTGACGGACGGCTGGCGCGACAAGGTCGGCGGCCCGTCCGATTTCGAGGATGCGATGCTCGACATCGTCGAAGGACCGCGCACCGAAGCCTCGCGCCTGTCGTGCCAGATCGAGATGTCCGACGCCCTCGACGGGCTCGTGCTCAAGGTCCCGTTCGAATAGGCCCAGGGGCCGCAAAAGCGCCCTCACCGATCCGGGAATACGGAAAACCGGCGCTCTCCCAAGGGGCGCCGGTCGTCATTTGGGTCCGGTGCGGCTGCGCTCAGGTGATGACGTCGGGTTCGGCGCGTCCGGTCCGTGCCGCGATACCGGCCAGGGCTTCGACCGCGGCGATCACGGGGGCCAGGGCGGCTTGCGGGTCCTGGCCGAAATCGGTGCCGTCGAAGCGTTCCAGGTAGACGCGCAGCGTCGCGCCCTCGGTTCCGGTGCCGGAAAGCCGCAGCACCGCCCGAGCCCCGCCGTGAAAGCGGATCTGCACGCCCTGCGCGGTCGCGACCGATCCGTCCACGGGGTCCGTATAGGCGAAATCCTCGGCGCTTTCGACAATCAGTGCGCCGGCTTGTCGCCCGGCCATCGCGGGCAGGGCCGCGCGCAGGTCGGCCATCAGCGCGTTTGCGACATCGCTGGCAATGGCCTCGTAGTCGTGGCGCGAGTAGTAGGTGCGGCCGAATTCGGCCCAGTGGTCGGCCATGACCCCGGCGACAGACTGGCGTCGGACGGCCAGGATGTTCAGCCACAGCAGCACCGCCCAGAGCCCGTCCTTCTCGCGGACATGGTCGGACCCGGTGCCGGCCGATTCCTCGCCGCACAGCGTTGCCAGTCCCGCGTCCAGCAGGTTGCCAAAGAATTTCCAGCCCGTCGGCGTGGCGTAGCACGGCAGGCCGCGCGCCGCCGCGACGCGGTCCACCGCGCAAGAGGTCGGCATCGACCGCGCGACGCCCTTCAGCCCGCCCGCATAGCCCGGCGCCAGATGCGCGTTGGCGGCCAGCACGGCCAGCGAATCGGACGGGGTCACATAGCAGTCCCTACCGACGATCATGTTGCGGTCGCCGTCGCCGTCCGAGGCTGCGCCGAAATCGGGGGCATCGGCGCCGTGCATCGTGTCCATCAGATCCCTGGCCCAGACCGGGTTCGGATCGGGATGGCCTCCGCCGAAATCCGGCGAGGGGGTGGCATGGACCACCGAGCCCGGCGCGGCGCCCAGCCGGCGTTCCAGGATTTCCACCGCATAGGGGCCGGTGATGGCGTGCATCGCGTCGAACCGCAGCCGGAACCCGCCTTGCAAAAGTGCGCGGATCGCCTTGAAATCGAAAAGCGTTTCCATGAGCGCCGCATAGGCGTCCACGGGGTCCACGACCTCGACCGTCATCGCGCCGAGCGGGGCTTCGCCCAGCGTGGCCAGGTCGATGTCCGACGCATCGAGGATGCGATACTCCTGGATCGTTTCGCTGGCGGCATGGATCTTGGCGGTGACGGTTTCGGTCGCCGGTCCGCCGTTCGCCATATTGTATTTGATGCCGAAATCCTCGTCCGGGCCGCCCGGGTTGTGGCTGGCCGACAGGATCACCCCGCCGTCCGCGCCCCGGACCCGGATCAGGTTCGAGGCCGCCGGCGTGGACAGGAACCCGTTCTGCCCGACGATCACCCGCGCCGCGCCCGAGGCCGCGGCCATTTTCAGGATGATCTGCACCGCGCGGTCGTTGAAGAACCGCCCGTCGCCGCCCAGGACCAGGGTCTGCCCCTCGATCCCGCCGATCCCGTTCCAGATCGCCTGCACGAAATTCTCCAGATACCCGGGTTGCATGAACACGCGGGTTTTCTTGCGCAGGCCCGATGTGCCGGGCTTCTGACCGGCGATCGGTTGGGTGGGGATGCGGTGCAGGGGCATGGTCTATCCGTTTCTTCCGGCGTCTTGCATGATGCGGCCCGTGTGCTCCAGCGTTGGGGCGGAAATGAGGCCCGACAGCGGCAAAGGCAGGCGCCGACGCCAGTTCGGGTGCTCATGCAGGGTGCCGGGCAGGTTGCATTGCTCGATCGCGCCGGCCAGATCCTCGCCCTGGACGGCGACCAGCGTGCTGGCGGCGCGCGACAGAAAGCGGTGCAGGCCGGTCAGGTCTCCGCCGCCCGCCACCGCGTCAAAGGCGGCGACCTCGGCCTGGCGGGCGGTTCTGGCAGCGGCCGGATCGGCGAGTTCGCCCAGTTCGGCGCGCCAATCGAGATCGCGCCCCTGACGCCAGCCCAGCCAGGTCGGCAGGTCGTGGGTGCCCCAACTGGCCAGGGCCGTCGGCGTATAGGCGTCGGGCGTCAGAAAGGCGCCGGTCCCCTGCCAGTCGCGTTCGAACATGGCCACCCGGCAGCCCATCACGCCCGAAGCATCGAGCGCGTCGCGCAGCCCGTCGGGGATGGTGCCCAGGTCCTCGCCGATGATCGCGGCGCCCGCGCGCGTGGCCTCGATCCGCAGCACCGCCAGCAATTCGTCGCGCGGCATGGTGACGTAGAGCCCGGGCAACCCGTCGGGCAGCCAGAAACTGCGTTCGAGCCCCAGGATGTGGTCGATTCTGAGCAGCCCGCAGAACCGCAACTGCGCCCTGAGGGTCTGGGCAAAGGCGGCATAGCCGGTGGCGCGCAGCACGTCGGGGCGCATCGGCGCCAAGCCCCAGCGCTGCCCCGAGGGGCCCAGCAGATCGGGCGGCGCGCCCAGGCTCACGCCCTGCGCAAAGAGGTCGCGCTCGGCCCAGGTTTCGGCCCCGTGGGGATGGGTGCCGACCGCGATGTCGAGATACAGCCCAAAGGGCATTCCCGCCGTCTTCGCCCGGGTCTGGCTGTCGAACAGTTGCGTTTCGGCCATCCACTGGGCCCAGGCGTGGAACCGCAACCGTTGCGCGCGTTCGCGCGCAAAGCGTTGAACCTCGGGGCTTTTGGGGTCCTGATAGGGCAGGGGCCAGGCGCCCCAATAGCCGCCCTGAACCTCGCTCAAGGCCTGGTGGGTGACGAATTCCTCCAGCGCCGCGCCGCCGTCGCCGCGCCAGGCCTCGAAGGCGGCGCTGCCGGTAAAGGCGGCAAACGCATCCTCGAGCGCGGCCCGCTGGGCGCGGATCGTGCGCGGATAGTCGATCAATTCGCCGGTTTCCGGCAGCGGCGTGCCGGTGTCGATATGCAGCGTGTTCAGCCGCCGGCGGTGCGACGGCGCATAGGGGCTGAAACTGTTGGCATCGGTGGGAAAGCCCGCGTGAATGGGGTTGATCCCCACGAAGGCGGCGCCGTGGCGGGCCAACCCTTCGGCCAGGGTGCCCAGTTGGGGATAACGGCCCATGCCGGCGCGTTCGCCCTGCCACAGCGCGAACAGCGGCACGGTCAGGCCCCAGCGGCGGGACGGGGCGGGCAGGCGCGGCGGCGCGGCCAGCAGGTGCACAAGCCAGCCGTTGTGGCGTATGCGGTGGTAGCCCACGGGCAAGGGCGGCAGCGTCCCCTCGCCCCGGAGTTCCGCGCCGTCCTCGGTGGTCAGCACCCAGGGGCCGGGGCCCCAGTCCTTGGGCTGGCCGGCGGCGATGGCCAGGCTTGTCGCCTGCCGCAGCCCGTCGGGCAGCGCGCTGAGCGCCGCCAGGACTGCGCGGCGGCTTTCCACGGGCGCCTCCTGCATCCGGCCCGCGCCGTCGCGGTAGACCCAGGTCAGACCCGCGCGGCGGCAAGTGTCGTCGAAGTCGCTCATCAACTGTCTTCCAGAACCAGGGCCGAGACCGAATGCGCCGGCACCGACAGCTTGCCATAGGCGATGCGTTCGGGGGGGGCGTCGGGGGCATAGGTGTTGATCCGGCGCGACCAGATCTTGCCGTCGGGGGTGGGGGTCAGGGTCACGTCCAGCGCCCCGCCCGCGTTGAAGATCAGGAACACCGCGTCCTCGAGATCGGCATAGGCGGGCGTCCCCGAGGCGGTGCGCAATTCGACGCAGACAAAGCTCAGCGCCGGGTCCTCCCAGTCGGCCGGGGTCATGCGGCGGCCGTCCGGGTGCCACCACAGCACATCGGACTTGCCGTCCGAAGTGCGCGCCTTGGAATGCAGGAACAGCTTCTGGCGCAGGATCGGGTGGTTCTTGCGGAAGGCGATCAGCCGGCGAGTGAAGGCCAGCATCGCGTGATCCACGTCCGACCAGTCCAGCCAGGAGATCGGGCTGTCCTGGCAATAGGCGTTGTTGTTGCCCTGCTGGGAATGGCCGATCTCGTCGCCGGCCAGGATCATCGGCGTGCCCTGGCTCATCAGCAGCGTTGCCATCAGGTTGCGCCGTCTCAGCGCGCGGGCCTGAATCACCTGCGGCTCGTCGGTGGGCCCCTCGTGGCCCATGTTGTCCGAGTAGTTCTCGGA includes the following:
- a CDS encoding alpha-D-glucose phosphate-specific phosphoglucomutase, whose product is MPLHRIPTQPIAGQKPGTSGLRKKTRVFMQPGYLENFVQAIWNGIGGIEGQTLVLGGDGRFFNDRAVQIILKMAAASGAARVIVGQNGFLSTPAASNLIRVRGADGGVILSASHNPGGPDEDFGIKYNMANGGPATETVTAKIHAASETIQEYRILDASDIDLATLGEAPLGAMTVEVVDPVDAYAALMETLFDFKAIRALLQGGFRLRFDAMHAITGPYAVEILERRLGAAPGSVVHATPSPDFGGGHPDPNPVWARDLMDTMHGADAPDFGAASDGDGDRNMIVGRDCYVTPSDSLAVLAANAHLAPGYAGGLKGVARSMPTSCAVDRVAAARGLPCYATPTGWKFFGNLLDAGLATLCGEESAGTGSDHVREKDGLWAVLLWLNILAVRRQSVAGVMADHWAEFGRTYYSRHDYEAIASDVANALMADLRAALPAMAGRQAGALIVESAEDFAYTDPVDGSVATAQGVQIRFHGGARAVLRLSGTGTEGATLRVYLERFDGTDFGQDPQAALAPVIAAVEALAGIAARTGRAEPDVIT
- a CDS encoding 2Fe-2S iron-sulfur cluster binding domain-containing protein, giving the protein MKATWILPDGREITAEVPAGHSLMEAAVSASIPGIIGECGGTMSCATCHVHVTDGWRDKVGGPSDFEDAMLDIVEGPRTEASRLSCQIEMSDALDGLVLKVPFE
- the malQ gene encoding 4-alpha-glucanotransferase, whose amino-acid sequence is MSDFDDTCRRAGLTWVYRDGAGRMQEAPVESRRAVLAALSALPDGLRQATSLAIAAGQPKDWGPGPWVLTTEDGAELRGEGTLPPLPVGYHRIRHNGWLVHLLAAPPRLPAPSRRWGLTVPLFALWQGERAGMGRYPQLGTLAEGLARHGAAFVGINPIHAGFPTDANSFSPYAPSHRRRLNTLHIDTGTPLPETGELIDYPRTIRAQRAALEDAFAAFTGSAAFEAWRGDGGAALEEFVTHQALSEVQGGYWGAWPLPYQDPKSPEVQRFARERAQRLRFHAWAQWMAETQLFDSQTRAKTAGMPFGLYLDIAVGTHPHGAETWAERDLFAQGVSLGAPPDLLGPSGQRWGLAPMRPDVLRATGYAAFAQTLRAQLRFCGLLRIDHILGLERSFWLPDGLPGLYVTMPRDELLAVLRIEATRAGAAIIGEDLGTIPDGLRDALDASGVMGCRVAMFERDWQGTGAFLTPDAYTPTALASWGTHDLPTWLGWRQGRDLDWRAELGELADPAAARTARQAEVAAFDAVAGGGDLTGLHRFLSRAASTLVAVQGEDLAGAIEQCNLPGTLHEHPNWRRRLPLPLSGLISAPTLEHTGRIMQDAGRNG
- a CDS encoding HNH endonuclease; the encoded protein is MKIGQIVKSSAPAIFKYCEETEPEEFARLQDPRYSKEAFNINYPFCRQVAQIGSSDRGRYWTGEYVVSGIPVRVTNDWYSKSLPLLRRYLASKGLASVFHPDPSTSDAPSPDDAIRAARGRYKGNAIGNAQNYLVRNILSRLGDEQFNALQWQAVVDAFGRACAYCGAESELVMDHVVPINKQALGEHRLGNLVPSCRACNARKAERDFREFLADDPIRVATIEDHMTSHGYEPLGDHAQLRAIIELAHQDVRNLADRYVAIINTVLTGKPEGTE
- a CDS encoding GntR family transcriptional regulator; protein product: MANQTETIVTTLFAWIDSGRLNPGDEIEEAALVQQFGVSRTPVREALMQVEATGLVKRLPRKGAMVFKPTLAEFLAILEVHAKLEGQAAGLAARRISASGLVALEAATAACERHLETLGETEGAAYYQLNIRFHGTVAEASGNPFLVDLIKTNARKLMAYYRARYHYAGVIESSAREHREITRLIVARDSERAEATMRKHVHFDQVTAMDLLAALS
- a CDS encoding type 1 glutamine amidotransferase gives rise to the protein MHIAVLDANTDRSALAARNVSEMEKFRALLAPTAPDWTFAAFKVDEGVFPDTLAGFDGIIISGSPASARDSDPWVGQLQALIRDAVAQDIPVFGACFGHQVIAAALGGEIGYNPHGWELGRVETRTHSPAPWMDADCPVVALHAAHKEQVTVLPPGARVLGGTDLVPHGHLAIGDRIFTTQYHPEITTAFMAELIEEMDGTVESTVTDRARQGLPQDVNDAAMARWIANFFNQTKG
- a CDS encoding glutamine synthetase, which translates into the protein MRDRLRPVWCDHLSILRGKYLPQEKIGSGGTRFAQPCFAVHYDKDLIVDAPGTACLEGLPDMELRWDAADIRAGWEPGVHMVTGDLYDRAGRLIPIAGRAALKQALADWAKHGLTPKVGIEFEAFAFTRAEDGSLQPYDVPGGHVYGGGPFNDPLGFTDAVWEAAEDAGFRLDLVTTEYDTPQYEFTLTFDEALKAVDEAVMFRQLAREVAYRKGVILSFLPKPLFDRGGSGMHVNLSFADATGANALSAGPIGGIAGLNDLGRGCLAGWMRHHKGLAGLVSPSVNSYARLQPASMSGYWCNWGEDHRGVTARVSGEGGKKARLEHRMADAAANPYAAVAAVLQAARLGYEGRYDLPEAETEDCFMGQKAAYGTAESLAGALDDLEADTALVAAMGAEYCAHHVHMKRVEIDKTKDMTPEQARDFSIWFV
- a CDS encoding cytochrome P450 yields the protein MTLWTPTDDGHADLTSHDTFLSGPPHNTFSRLRRDDPMHWTDWDAGQGFWSVTRNLDILALNKQPDLLSSARGIRMEDQTYEEYLARRTFQETDPPEHTMTRVKVAKAFSKPVVAGFDGAIRELCDEILDRALPMGTFDATKQIARELPMRMLGRILGTPDEDLPWLVAKGDALIANTDPDFTDHVLDKMTTDEYRLMPFNSPAGAELYDYAKQLMADKAARGDTNGVLHLILQPGPDGSVISETEFRNFFCLLVAAGNDTTRYSIAAGIQALANQPGLLEQMQAGAVWDTAPDEIIRWASPTSYFRRTATRDFEMHGKQIKAGDKVLYWLASANRDEAVIDQPFRVDLARNPNRHIAFGQGGPHLCLGMHLARLEVKLLFQELVKRIKAIEPAGEQKFLRSNFVGGIKELPVRVTLA